DNA from Alnus glutinosa chromosome 2, dhAlnGlut1.1, whole genome shotgun sequence:
GCATTTGGCTCTGTATATATTTTAGAATAACAGGTTGCACTCTTGGACCTTACGTTCTACATATTTTGATACAAGAATCctgtttttatatataattttttaattttatctagTGCATCATAGATGGCAAACATGTGCCTAAATCTATTTAATGTATCATATGAACCTTATTAGCATATGTCCAATTCCCATATGTAAAAGGGTATCCATAGAAAAAGTGAATTGCTTCTCAAccttttatttataattatttaatatgcAGGTTGTTTTCTCTCGCTGAAACTTCTTTATTTCGAAATGAAACACAAAGTAAAGAAAATGTTTTGGTCACCTCAAGCTGCGACCGCTCCATTCGTCTATGGTGGAAggtattttataaattgatgttgTTTTGAAAACCCTCTTGCAAAGAATAGGCCCAAATTTGTAGATATTTGTAATCTCTAGTCATGATCTTCCATGCTTGCATCCACTGCAATGAGCCAATTGGAGAAACAAATATTATTGGTAGTGTCTGTTTCATTATTTGGTTCTATGGTGATTATTGTTCTAATTGTCAGCAGGAAGAGAATGTTTATGAACTTTCTAAGTTATGGTCTACCTTTTGTAATACCTTGTGGTCTTCATTCTAATGTTTCCATTATAGGGTTCCTGCCAACGGAGTTTAAGAGGTCACAATGGCCCAGTCTCTACCTTGTCAGATAAATTGTTAGGTGATGGTAGTAGCAAAGTATTGGCAAGTGGAGGGGAAGATGGTACTGTTCGCCTTTGGTCCCTTAACTCCAGTGGCCAGCGTGGCCAGCATGGGCTAAAGGCTACTCTTTATGGGCATGAGAAACCTGTAAAGTTGATGTCAGTTTCTGGGTATGAGTTTTTCTATCATTAAGACTAAATAAATAGACTTTATTAATGTATTCTAATTTCTTTAGGTTTTAATAGTTTGCACTTATATTATTTGAGTTGCTCAGTCTTATGCTTAAAGACTTGGCAGGTCCAGTTGTAGATGAaagaatcttcaattcttaTTATCCTTTTTGCTTTGCAAGTGGTTGCATTTCGTTAATTTGAACTCTCAATTGGTGGAAGTGAAGTAAAAATTATTGTACAATTGCTTACTTGGACTCTGCCACACTTAAACCAACTTTAATGTGTTTCCTTTATGGATATGTCAAAGTTGATGTTCTCATCTAAGTAGAAATGAGAAGTTTTGCTTGGCTTATCATACTTCAGTCTGCCTATTTTTTGACTGACACGTGTAATGTAAGAATTCCACCAATGAGATAAATATGATCTTATTTATTTTGGCTAGTAACATATCCAATCAATGTGTTTTGCGCTCATGACCACTCCCTCCATCCTGTACTTATACTGAGAGATGGTGTTGTTGAGTTTCAATGGCATGAGttaattttaaagtttataagaaattgtaGATTTCAGTAGTAACTCGTGTGTTACTTTTAAAACATTCGTAATGCTTAAGTTGTGTGCTATGATTGCGGTTGTTGTTGTCATTGAATGCCTCACATGGTGACTTGCTCGGTTGCTCCATCAAGTGATATTGAACCTGTGTACTTTGGTGTCGATTTCTTCTCACTAAACTGATCTGTTCTTACTTTCTTCGTTCTTTCAGGCATAAAACTTCTTTTTTGGTGACCATGTCAAATGATTCCAAGGTACCTTAGTCATGTGTTCCATattacttctctctctctctctctctcttcatttttttttgatctttttaacatttttagttattttaattaagtataTAACTAGGATTCATTTATTGGAGTAGTGAATCAGTCAACTATTTTTCTGCCTTATAAGGAATTGAGTTGTGACTTCTTTGCGTCATAGCTACTGACGTACATAACATTTAGCCCTACTTGATATGGCGGCCATGTAAACATATGTTGGACAATTGTAATGTGCTGGAAGTTATTTGTCATGCGTGAAAATCGTTTTAGTTTTACAATTTCAGTTGGACCATTTTGATTGTAGCTTAAGACAGCCAACTTGAGCCTGAATTTCAGGTTTTCTTAAGTGCCAATTATTATCTATACTTCATGTACAtgttattattatgatttttttttttttaattgttaagtTACACACAAACTAATTGGGTCTTAATCCACGACCTCATCCTCTGTCCTATTTTTACAAGGGGGAGGAGGTGCATTTAAGCTTGAGCTCACAGTTACCATGCTTTGAAGCATAATATAGAATTTCATGACAAGGGTTAACAACATCATGCTCAATTTAGGTTATTGTGAAAGAAGAGCACATGCAGTTTTCTCTTTCATGATTTATTGAGCTCTGTATATTTGAGTAAGATGGTTGACTAATTTTCGGGGATTAATGTAGCCACACAAAACATAGGTGTATCTCACCTTCAACGTGGATGGAGCAGTTATTAAACTGCATTTTTGTTCTTGTAATGAGTAACAGAAAAAGTTAATGAACAATTTTTCGAGCTAAAGAGGTCAAACAATGTTAAACAAGAACTTCATCCAATTTTTCCAAGTTTTTATTATGAGATTGTCTAATCCAAATCCGATAGTTCTTTTGATACTTGTGTCATTTTGTGATTGGTTTTTCACTAAAAGTTGTGGAGTTTCCTTATAGGTGAGGGTTTGGGATACAAATACATCATCTGCTGAGCGTTTATCATGCTGTGTGGGCATGACAACTGTTCCTGGTGCACCTGTAAATATGAAGTGCCATGAATCCATGCTCTATGTTGCTGCTGGTTCCTCTGTCATTGCAATTGATTTGAGGACAATGCAAAAAGTAATCACTGCTGCAATTTATCAACCGAAGTTGTACTCATTTGAGATTATGCCTTCAAAATCATTAATCTGCACAGGTGGTAATGGAAGGTAAGACAAAGCCGATTTCTAaatagtttttgaattttttttttttttttctcagttaGTTAACGATGTGGAGACTGTGTAAGAAAATGCGAGTAAATCACTTACCAAAATATGTGCCTAAAATGCTGCAGAGCAATGCTGTGGGATATTAGGAGAAACATGGACACAATGAAACCAGAACCAATAGCCGAGTTGGATGGACACACAGGCCCAGTTACGTTATTGCACATGGATCAGTGCAAAATAGTTACAGGAGGCCCCAAGGATTCTTTCATTAATGTTTGGGAGGCTGACAGTGGTACACAAACAAATTCGTTGATTTGCGGTCCTCCAGAGAGAGTAAGTGGGTGTTCTGCCCTGGCTGTAAATGGGAATAGCATTGTTACTGCTAGCTTTGGTGAACAACATGGAGTTCTCCGCGTTAGGGACTTTACCAACGCTTCTTGCCCTGTTGCCAAGCCCGAGGATGAGCATGCTTCGAAGTTTTGGGAT
Protein-coding regions in this window:
- the LOC133859733 gene encoding uncharacterized protein LOC133859733; protein product: MAEADPSPSTTTVTDVDVDSLAHCATYLSFQDLSNLAMSCKYLKRVAYSDSIWLRWFRERWPQQVPSGSLQTMGVREAYLARYTALKQFKFVDPLVSDFYTVPKPYNQILFNKNNVVFSQGSLIGIQKIDGLLTGRYPVTMLSDHNARITCMRLFSLAETSLFRNETQSKENVLVTSSCDRSIRLWWKGSCQRSLRGHNGPVSTLSDKLLGDGSSKVLASGGEDGTVRLWSLNSSGQRGQHGLKATLYGHEKPVKLMSVSGHKTSFLVTMSNDSKVRVWDTNTSSAERLSCCVGMTTVPGAPVNMKCHESMLYVAAGSSVIAIDLRTMQKVITAAIYQPKLYSFEIMPSKSLICTGGNGRAMLWDIRRNMDTMKPEPIAELDGHTGPVTLLHMDQCKIVTGGPKDSFINVWEADSGTQTNSLICGPPERVSGCSALAVNGNSIVTASFGEQHGVLRVRDFTNASCPVAKPEDEHASKFWDPQSYSDSNGSDC